From a region of the Pseudomonadota bacterium genome:
- a CDS encoding DNA adenine methylase produces the protein MGFRYIGSKDKLADIIISEIRTINKEAKHIIDLMAGTGLFSFALREAGFQVTAVDVMTYSYHHLNVHLFLSEPPAFKGIKAIKDIEKYQTINLFGGSNYETILNYLNNLKPIKGYFYKEFSPDGKASNTKKPRKYFTSNNAAKIDAIRKEIKRFKEIKIIDEMEHSLLLHNLMMATNDIANIAGTYGHYLSKFIKRAEDPIKLHPSSFSMLGELKGHKIYIGYAEAISKDLSGDLCYIDPPYIKRQYAANYHILETIAREDEPIAIGDSGLRPWRDQYSNFCSKVKIRDSFDKILTNIKCNDFLISYSEDGLLSINDLISFLSNYGKVVIKGIKYKRFKSNKSEKNPTLQEYLIHLKLN, from the coding sequence ATGGGTTTTAGATATATTGGTTCCAAGGACAAACTCGCAGATATTATTATTTCTGAAATCAGAACTATCAACAAAGAAGCAAAACATATAATTGATTTAATGGCGGGGACTGGACTTTTTTCTTTTGCGTTGAGGGAGGCAGGATTTCAGGTTACTGCGGTTGATGTAATGACTTATTCATATCATCATCTGAATGTGCACCTTTTTTTGAGTGAACCACCCGCATTCAAGGGGATAAAAGCAATTAAAGATATTGAAAAATACCAAACCATAAATTTGTTTGGAGGAAGTAACTATGAAACAATACTGAATTATCTAAATAATTTAAAACCCATTAAGGGATATTTTTATAAAGAATTTAGCCCTGATGGAAAAGCATCAAACACTAAGAAACCAAGGAAATATTTTACTTCAAATAATGCAGCTAAAATTGATGCCATTAGAAAAGAAATTAAAAGATTCAAAGAAATCAAAATTATTGATGAAATGGAACATTCTTTGTTACTTCACAATTTGATGATGGCTACAAATGATATAGCAAATATCGCAGGAACATATGGTCATTATTTGTCTAAGTTTATTAAAAGGGCTGAAGACCCAATAAAACTGCACCCTTCTTCGTTCTCAATGTTAGGGGAATTGAAAGGACACAAAATTTACATAGGATATGCAGAGGCAATATCAAAAGACTTATCGGGTGACCTCTGCTATATTGATCCCCCTTATATAAAAAGGCAATATGCAGCTAACTACCATATCTTGGAAACTATCGCCAGAGAAGATGAACCTATAGCAATCGGTGATAGTGGATTAAGACCTTGGCGAGATCAGTATTCAAATTTTTGTTCTAAAGTAAAAATTCGAGATTCTTTCGATAAAATATTAACTAATATAAAATGTAATGATTTTCTAATCAGCTACAGTGAAGACGGGTTGCTATCCATTAATGACCTGATTTCTTTTCTCTCAAACTATGGTAAGGTAGTAATAAAAGGAATAAAGTATAAAAGATTTAAGAGTAACAAGAGCGAGAAAAACCCCACACTACAAGAGTATTTAATTCATTTGAAGTTAAATTAG
- a CDS encoding N-6 DNA methylase → MSLAKQYSKEERKINGVFYTPTFLAEYLAKKIVYYWGKTKSISEVLDPGCGGSILLQCFANEILLNKRIKSLPKIVGIDKDINAVIGSTKIFANKPLKQFTTKFINTDGLFPAKDKDSVNGWINLRREIDCQDGFDISLSNPPWGADLNIYDLLTLNHNFTLAKGQFDIYDLFIEIILNNLKDGGIYGLILPDSVFSQEQSRLRVLLTTNTTIHLIARLGEKIFSEINRACIIIIGRKTKAQSDHAVDCFRLSSNYKKKVLSNELALEDAEKELSHKVPQRRFIENDKCIFDIDLKTEEEKTFDKIQNTGILFKNIVMNMRGAEISKKGIVCQCQKCRHWMPYPRAKKPKCTHCNSSLNLDNIKTDKIIMNRNGVGNAKLKVGEDLYRYTSISKSWINTHKKGINYKDISIYQGGKILVRKTGVGITASIDYNNSITNQVVYILKLKPTYNKKLSIEFVLAVLNSRAITYYLIKKYGENEWKSHPYLTQTILVNLPFPKIDFNSKVDRNLISKVTNTIKSEVVSSKEKNISKANDLIIERVVAYFFKLKRKDYKVIFETLSSAQQLIPIKRLLNCDYREIFKDNGF, encoded by the coding sequence ATGAGCCTTGCTAAACAATACTCAAAAGAAGAACGAAAAATAAATGGAGTATTTTATACTCCAACATTTCTTGCTGAATATCTCGCAAAGAAAATCGTTTATTATTGGGGAAAGACCAAAAGTATTTCAGAAGTGTTAGACCCTGGCTGTGGGGGCAGCATACTATTACAATGTTTTGCGAATGAAATATTATTAAATAAACGAATTAAAAGTTTACCTAAAATTGTTGGAATTGATAAGGATATCAATGCAGTTATTGGTTCTACCAAAATTTTTGCCAATAAACCATTAAAACAATTTACTACTAAATTCATAAATACAGATGGTTTATTTCCTGCAAAGGATAAAGACTCTGTTAATGGATGGATTAATTTAAGAAGAGAAATAGACTGTCAAGATGGTTTCGACATTTCTCTAAGTAACCCTCCTTGGGGAGCTGATTTAAATATCTACGATTTATTAACTTTGAATCACAATTTTACCCTTGCAAAAGGGCAGTTTGATATTTATGACTTATTTATTGAAATAATTCTTAATAATCTTAAAGACGGCGGAATTTATGGTTTAATCCTACCTGATTCTGTATTTAGTCAGGAGCAATCAAGGCTACGAGTTCTCTTAACGACGAATACAACCATTCATTTAATTGCACGATTAGGGGAAAAAATATTTAGTGAAATCAATAGAGCGTGTATCATAATTATAGGAAGAAAGACTAAAGCACAAAGCGACCATGCCGTTGATTGCTTCAGACTTTCTTCAAACTACAAAAAAAAGGTTTTGTCTAATGAATTGGCTTTGGAGGATGCCGAAAAAGAATTGTCACATAAAGTTCCGCAAAGAAGGTTTATAGAAAATGATAAGTGTATTTTTGATATTGATTTGAAAACTGAAGAGGAAAAAACCTTTGATAAGATTCAGAACACAGGCATTTTATTTAAAAACATAGTAATGAACATGAGAGGAGCAGAAATCTCCAAGAAAGGGATAGTTTGTCAGTGCCAAAAATGTAGGCATTGGATGCCTTACCCAAGGGCAAAGAAGCCAAAATGTACGCATTGCAATTCATCGTTAAACTTAGATAATATTAAAACAGATAAAATAATTATGAATCGCAATGGAGTTGGAAATGCTAAACTCAAAGTGGGTGAGGATTTATATCGTTATACATCTATCTCAAAGAGTTGGATTAACACTCATAAGAAGGGGATTAACTACAAAGATATAAGTATTTATCAGGGGGGGAAAATACTTGTTAGAAAAACGGGTGTCGGTATAACTGCAAGTATAGACTATAATAACTCGATTACAAACCAAGTAGTTTACATACTGAAATTAAAGCCTACTTATAACAAGAAGTTGTCGATTGAGTTTGTTTTAGCAGTTCTTAATTCAAGAGCAATTACGTACTACCTCATAAAGAAATATGGTGAGAATGAATGGAAATCCCATCCATACCTTACGCAGACAATACTGGTAAATTTACCATTTCCTAAAATTGATTTTAACTCAAAAGTAGATAGAAATTTAATTAGCAAAGTTACAAATACCATCAAATCTGAAGTTGTTAGTTCCAAAGAAAAAAATATTTCTAAAGCAAATGATTTAATAATTGAAAGGGTTGTTGCTTACTTCTTCAAGTTAAAACGCAAAGACTACAAAGTAATTTTTGAAACATTAAGTTCTGCTCAGCAACTTATTCCAATAAAAAGATTATTAAATTGCGACTATAGGGAGATTTTTAAAGACAATGGGTTTTAG
- a CDS encoding phospholipase D-like domain-containing protein, whose product MEHNKFCVIDNKRVVMGSWNYSANAQKQDNSMVDLSGCNGIIKSFTDAFERIYQRDK is encoded by the coding sequence CTGGAACATAACAAATTCTGCGTTATTGATAATAAACGGGTAGTTATGGGTAGTTGGAACTATTCAGCGAATGCCCAGAAACAGGATAATTCGATGGTGGATTTATCGGGATGCAATGGCATTATAAAAAGCTTCACAGATGCATTTGAGAGGATTTACCAGAGAGATAAATAG
- a CDS encoding DUF4145 domain-containing protein — protein sequence METVIPYTPPAFQSNGFNCPFCHAFSKQEWGHPNRIVSSQNYGNDINFAICRCDRCGQFSTWINKKLVYPPSLIAPPPNPDIPEDIKFDIEEARAILSNSPRGASALLRLAIQKLCAFLGEKGKNINDDIASLVKKGLPIKVQQALDIVRVVGNNSVHPGQIDLKDDIETANKLFGLVNLIADVMITQPKHVEELYETVVPETQREA from the coding sequence ATGGAAACAGTAATTCCATATACGCCCCCTGCTTTTCAGTCAAATGGGTTTAATTGTCCTTTTTGTCATGCATTTTCAAAGCAAGAATGGGGGCATCCAAACAGAATCGTAAGCAGTCAGAATTATGGAAATGATATTAATTTTGCAATTTGCAGATGTGATAGATGTGGGCAATTTTCAACATGGATTAACAAAAAACTTGTCTACCCTCCGTCCCTAATAGCTCCTCCACCTAACCCTGATATACCAGAAGACATAAAATTCGACATTGAGGAAGCAAGAGCAATTTTATCGAATTCACCACGAGGGGCTTCTGCATTATTACGGTTAGCAATCCAGAAATTGTGTGCATTCCTGGGTGAGAAAGGAAAAAATATAAATGATGACATTGCATCTTTAGTTAAAAAAGGGTTACCAATAAAAGTCCAGCAGGCGTTGGATATTGTGAGGGTCGTTGGCAATAACTCGGTTCATCCTGGGCAGATTGATCTAAAAGATGATATTGAAACAGCGAACAAACTGTTTGGTTTAGTAAATTTGATTGCAGATGTAATGATAACACAACCAAAACACGTTGAAGAATTATATGAGACAGTTGTTCCAGAAACACAGCGTGAAGC